A single window of Pseudoduganella plicata DNA harbors:
- a CDS encoding pyridoxal-phosphate dependent enzyme has translation MQSTTPAAPAALFGLIGNTPLVEVTRLDTGPCQLFLKLESQNPGGSIKDRIGLSIIETAERDGRLKPGGVIVEATAGNTGLGLALVGRIKGYRVILVVPDKMATEKVLHLKALGAEIHITRSDVGKGHPEYYQDVAARIAADLPGAFFADQFNNPANPLAHETTTGPELWEQSGHDLDAIVVGVGSSGTLSGLTRYFARANPDLAFVLADPKGSILTEYVNTGKVADTSGSWAVEGIGEDFIPSIADFSSVRHAYTITDQESFDSARALLRAEGILGGSSTGTLLAAALKYCREQGTPKRVATFVCDTGTRYLSKVYNDGWMIDQGLIQRARTGDLRDLIGRRHDAGEVVSVAPTDTLLVAFNRMRSADLAQLPVIEAGRLVGIIDESDLLLKVENQPDHFASLVGATMTSRLETLPPTAGVPALRSTLDRGLTAVVADGSTFYGLITRFDLLNHLRRTLS, from the coding sequence ATGCAAAGCACCACCCCCGCCGCCCCAGCAGCCCTGTTCGGCCTGATCGGCAACACGCCGCTGGTCGAAGTGACCCGGCTCGACACGGGCCCCTGCCAATTGTTCCTGAAACTGGAATCGCAGAATCCCGGCGGTTCGATCAAGGACCGGATCGGCCTGTCCATCATCGAAACCGCGGAACGCGACGGCCGCCTGAAACCCGGCGGCGTCATCGTCGAAGCCACGGCCGGCAATACCGGCCTGGGCCTGGCCCTGGTCGGGCGTATCAAGGGCTATCGCGTCATCCTTGTCGTGCCCGACAAGATGGCCACCGAAAAAGTGCTGCACCTCAAAGCCTTGGGCGCCGAGATCCACATCACCCGCTCCGACGTCGGCAAGGGCCACCCGGAGTATTACCAGGACGTGGCGGCCCGCATCGCCGCCGACCTGCCCGGCGCGTTTTTCGCGGACCAGTTCAACAATCCCGCCAACCCGCTGGCGCACGAGACGACGACGGGACCGGAGCTGTGGGAACAGTCCGGCCATGACCTCGACGCGATCGTCGTCGGCGTGGGCTCGTCCGGCACATTATCCGGGCTGACGCGCTACTTCGCCCGCGCCAACCCCGACCTGGCGTTCGTGCTGGCCGATCCGAAGGGCTCGATCCTGACGGAATACGTCAACACGGGCAAGGTTGCCGACACCAGCGGCTCGTGGGCCGTCGAGGGCATCGGCGAGGATTTCATTCCGTCGATCGCGGATTTCTCGAGCGTGCGTCATGCGTACACGATCACGGACCAGGAAAGCTTCGACAGCGCGCGCGCCCTGCTGCGCGCCGAAGGCATCCTGGGCGGCTCGTCCACCGGCACCCTGCTGGCCGCCGCGCTGAAATACTGCCGCGAACAGGGCACGCCAAAAAGAGTGGCCACGTTTGTCTGCGACACCGGCACGCGCTATCTGTCGAAGGTCTACAACGACGGCTGGATGATCGACCAGGGCCTGATCCAGCGCGCCCGCACGGGCGACCTGCGCGACCTGATCGGCCGCCGCCACGATGCCGGCGAAGTCGTCAGCGTGGCCCCCACGGATACGTTGCTGGTCGCATTCAACCGGATGCGCTCGGCCGACCTGGCGCAACTGCCCGTCATCGAGGCGGGCCGCCTGGTCGGCATCATCGACGAATCGGACCTGCTGCTGAAAGTGGAAAACCAGCCGGACCACTTCGCCAGCCTGGTCGGCGCGACCATGACGTCGCGGCTGGAAACGCTGCCGCCGACGGCGGGCGTGCCGGCGCTGCGCAGCACGCTGGACCGCGGCCTGACGGCCGTCGTGGCCGACGGCAGCACGTTTTATGGACTCATCACCCGCTTCGACCTTCTCAACCACCTGCGCAGGACACTCAGCTGA